The following DNA comes from Lates calcarifer isolate ASB-BC8 linkage group LG2, TLL_Latcal_v3, whole genome shotgun sequence.
TCTCtgctcttatttattttttgttttccaggttttAGGTGCCGAAGACACAGTTTACAATTCATGAATGAAAATTACACTTGGCTTCGGATGTTTCACTTTTAATAATATCAACAATCCGGTATAACCACAGGTCTGTCATTATGGACGTTACTCACAAAAGCTCAATGTGAATGCTGCACATTGGCGGTTCAGAATGAGTATCTGATACAGAAATGTACAATACATCAGGTCTagctcagcagctgcaggagtttCTAAAACCCAGGCTACTGTGCACCTGCTTCTATTtcaagctgtgtgtgtcagtcataGCAGAAATACAGTGTAGTAAAGTGTAAAACACCATTCTTCACTACTTCTATCTGAAAGCTGAATCTACTACACTTACAGATTGGGAATTTAACTTTGGGAAGTAAAACATCATCATGAAGTAGCATCATCTGGTACAGTTTAAATTTTTCGGTGCAATAGTTGGATGGGGTTGGACCATGGATGGATCTGCTTTCTCATTTAAGGCAATTAAGGAATGGAACAATCTCCCTGGCAACATAcatgtagattttaatatttatttccgtgaatccaaaaaaaaaaaaaaaaaaattaaataaaaatttaagGAACCAGATCCGTCAACATTAATTTTCCAGACAGACTATTTACATGTTATGTTGTCACGACTCTTGCTCTGTGTCTTGACTGTCTGCATACAAAATTTGATGGTTAGAGAGGGAGTGTGCATGTAGTGGGAGTGGTGATGGGGTACAGCAGTGGTTGCAGTAAATTAGTTTTTGTATTATTGAACGTAATATTTTACTTagtattcagtgtttctgtgatttgtgtttgtaCTACTATACTCATTAAACTGTACCTACTTGACCAAGGACTACTGATGAAAACTAGCTATTAGCTAAACTGGTACAATGCATCTCTTTAATTTGCATGAGCTTAATGTTTTTGTACATGCTCcctgataaataaatgtaaaaaacgAATTAATGGCCCGAGGCACAGGACTGTTGAAAGAGGCACACAGCAACTACAAAACGACcgatatactgtatatgttattAAGACAACAGTACAAAAACAGTTAATAAAGACATTAAACATCAGTATTGTTTAACAAGGAAGACCAGTTTTCCAACATTTACTACCCGgagttcaatgtgccatttTAAGTGAGCTGCCTGTGCTCTAAACCATCTTGGACTTGCTGCCAGCGATACGTGGCTAAAACTCTCAAGATCAGTGACGGGATCAAGATCAGGGACTCTGAAATGGCAGCAAGTCTCATGTCATGTTAAGCCTCTTTTGCTAACTggtgtttttccccctctggTGCTGAGGGAGAGATGGGAAGATGACTGCGCTGTAAGGAACACTCCCCCTCGTTCCTGTCTGCTTCAGCCCCTCAcactccccctttctctctcttttcactcttcCTTCCTGCGTTATCTCCTCCCTGTGCCCCTCCTCCAGTACTAGCAGGATAACATACCGCCTGCCTCTTGTTTGGATAAGTTAATGCTGAGATGTCAGCCTTGATTCTGATGTATACCACCTGCCTTGGCCTCTGGTTGACCTCGTACTCCAGCTCCCACTGCAGAGACATTCCAGTGCTTTTCTGGGACTGTGTTTACACTGCAACAGATTGCCCTGCTCTCCCTGTCTGTTTCATCATGGTGGACAGTAGTGGGCCTCTACGCTTTAGTTCAGAGTCATCCCAATATACAATACGCTTATGCTATTCTGATGGAGCGTAATAAGTGAGCTGGCAAAAGTCTCAGAGATCCTCACAAGTAAGTGTTCAAGAATGAAGCATTGGGACACAGAAATTAAATTCTTACACTTCTCTAGAGTAATTTTGCCAAattcaaaaagcaaaaaagaggCGAGGTCAACGGACCGAGCATCTCCTTTTCCCTGTTATAGGCTCGGCCTCAGGAGGGGAGGCCCGCGAGCGGCTCCAGTCATTCTGATGCCAAGATCCTCCCACTTAGCACTGTGAGAGCTCATGTGAACAGCATGACCTCACTGCATCTGCCCTTTAAATGAATCAGTGCTGCTGATTTACAGTTAAAGTCCATGTAAGATCTTAACCCAAAGATTGAaggcaaatgaaaacaagttttCCTTGCAGGAGGCAGGCCAAGTCTTTATCTTAGATGTGATTTTACAGTCGGCTAATAGAAACTCGTCAAGGAAGAGTGGGTAACACTTTGTTTTGTGTAACAAGTCCCCTTGTTTTGCATTAATTATCAGCATACAAACAAGTTGGCTTGTTAGTTTCTAAAAAGGCATACATACTAATGTACCAACAGCAGTTGGATACAGTTGAACATTCTGTTGCTATAGCAACCGTTACCACACAGTTCCATAGCAGTTACAGTTCAAATGACAAGCTGCCATTTTGTGAAATCTAACTGTGCAAATATTGAtcaggcatttaaaaaaatgtactcGCTCAATAGTCAAGATTGTTAGAGTATTCTGCATATACtgtgtatacatgtatacagCTGTTTGGTGCTTTGTTCCTGCAGACAAGTTTACTGCTAACCAAGCTAACTGTTATACTCACTGTCCGTTGCTAACGTGTTGCTAATACAACATTCCAAGTAACCTAACTGTATGCTTTTTAGTAATATGATGGACAATGTAACAAGCATTAACGTGACTGCTAGTCTGTACTTTTGTGACTCTAACTGGGCTAGTTTCCTTGTTACTGCACTAATGCATTCATAATAATGGATACTGAGGTCGTGTCCACAGTATTGTTCCTGTGTATGGTGGGATTTAAAAGACAGATTCATGTAGTTGTTGGGCTCAAAATACAATGCGACTGTTTGTGGTCAAAAAACAAATGGTTACGATTTCAATAAAACAATGGGATATTATTATTCCACTAAATTACTTTTCCAGGTGACGTGGTGAGTGTGTAGGAAGTTCATTATGTagggagagttttttttttttttttaatcttaaataagtaaatgtaattattgtttttctatTGGTGGCTACTATGTTTGCACTGGAGCTATGTGGACTCAGTATTTATAAAATCCTGGCTAATACCCTGTCTTACAGTACATGAATTTGTGGTGTCACATTATCATCCAGTCATCATCCCCTGCTGCACCTGCTTTTAGCTTTTCTTGGGTAAAAACACCACTAGAATCATGTACATTTCTCTTCCAAATCAGTCCTACATAttgtaacaaaaaaaagctAATCGTCTGCTTGAAGTGGACAAATCCAAACCTAACACAACACTAAATTTTGAAGTGTGGCAAGATGACAAAAGGGAATATTTCAGGAGCATGTCTCagcaaaaatgtgataaaaagaAGATTGTATGTGCTTAATCTAATAGTGGCTGTGTCACCACAGTATGTGTGCTTTAACAGCTGGTTTCAACCCAGACGTGACCACCTACATAGTGTATAACTGAGTGCCCATTACTGATATAACAGACAGTCAGTTTGCTGTCACATTCACCACCTGCTCTTTGACTCAACACAACTCGCCAGATGACATTTAAATCACTATCTCCAACACTGCTGGCTGTTTGAAGATGCAGAATTGATGTTAATGGATTGTCTTAATCATACCCCAAGATGGAATAACTTATCACTTAGGAATATATGTGATTTATGTACAACTACTGTATGTGTAGCTATAAAAAAGGCAGTAGATATGAAATCTATTATGCACATAATTCATATTCATACTGAGAAGTATTTCTTGTTCACTGATTGGATCCCATGTAACTACTGGCCAATACATGGCCTCTGTTCATTATTTGGGAGATAGAATACCTTAATTATGGATTAATGCTGCTATGGTATAGGAATATTCAAAATTGACACATTTTGCATAGTGAGTTCTATCACCATCAAGTGGCAACAAGAACAAATTACACCTAAAAGAAGCAGAGCTGGAAGACTGAAGCACATGACGTTAACTGGTCCTGTTAACACAAGAAGCTGTTTATTAACAGACTCAGTGTTATATAAACCAGTTTTTATCTGATCACAGACTTTCTGAGAAAGTTCTTTATTCCAGTAAACTAACTAAATGTATAACTTTAtgtgtttactttctttttaatgtgtttgattttcagcTTATAAAACTCCTGTCTTACTGGATTCTGAGACATAAAGCCACAGTAAGTGCATCTGTAAAACTATGACCAAATTCAAGCTCTGACTACTTGACTTCTCTGACTTTTGTTCTTGTTCAACTTATTTGTAATAGATGATGTTCTTTGAACTTGCTTTTCTGTAAGAATTAAAATCAGTGTAGCTGCTTTGTAAAACTTACTGTGCTGTTAAACAAAGCTGGAGACGAATGTGAAATGGATCAGGAAATAAGTCTTTTGAACTGAGggtcttttcatttatttataaatatattgGGTAGAATTCCTGCCATTAGAAATCTAACAGGCCTtggtcttttttctctttacccATCACACAACACTGCTAAGGTGCATACACAAGACAAATAGCACCATCATGTGGTGAAAGAAATCCCTGACCCTttagaaaatatacagtacatatggcaaaaaaccaaaaaaaaccaaaaaaaaacaaacaaaaacacaaggagcAGCAGGTGTCCACCGGCATTAAACCCATCTGAGGCTAGAACATCTGGGCCTGCCAAGCTGTAGTTTATGATGCTGTCaaaatgtatgaaatgtaaGATTTTCTCCACACCATTTATAGAGATAAAGGTAGGTctttaaaagttgttttaacAATCTTTCCTTTGTTGAGTAAAAATAGTTTTGAAGACTTGTAAATAAAAAGATGGACCTTTACTTTGTGAGAAGGACACAGACAAGTCTGTCAGTTTCCAAACTTTTAatgtaaaagacaaaacaatacagGATTTTGTGACACGGGGGGGAAAAATAATGATTTAGCTCAtttgtccttctccttctgctccttctcctttttgtccttttcagcCTTGGCCTCCTCGGCCTCATGCCGCTTGATGAGCTCCTCTACTTCTTTCTGTTTAAGCAccttgatttttgttttcccGTCTTCCCGTGTCAAGGTGGCAATCTCCACTGAAACGGTAAATGCGACACAGCATTGTACTATTGTAGtgtagtttttcatttaaagtatGGCTGCTGCACTTAAAAGAGGTTTGACAAGAAGGCAGTAGACACATCCTGaggaatttaatttaattattttatttaagtattatttcattattttatttaattattttattgttcatcTGATCTACATTACTTTCTTGAGCCAAGGACTCAGAGTTGATATCCTTTACTAACTTAGTTATATCTACTACTTACGACAGTGCATGACAGCAGTACTGTAATTTTACATGAATACTAACTGCAATATGCTGCACCAAGAGAGTACTATCCCTGAATCTCACCTTTCTCTGCTGAGAGCTTGCTGACATCCATTGTTTTGTTGAGGACTTTGATGGCCAGAGccagagcagaggacagagccatctctccctctttgtagTCTTGCTTCAACATGGACACTGCAGCCTGAGGACAGGAGGTCAACACATCAAACATGATACAGAAGAACATTGTAACTGAACTCAACTTCAGTCATTCAAGAACTTGTTACTTTGACAACTTTGTCTCTGAAAGTTGCCCTGGCAACTATGCAGTTTATATTActaaaacaaatgtaaatgtatactTGTGCCTGATTTATAAAAGGAAAGGATTATGTATGCTGTTCATATTCAGAACTACTATACAATCAcgtatatttttatattttatattttttattctgaaTGATCCCACAACAACTGCATGACACTGTTTGATATATCTGTTGTGAACATCTCACTGATTCTCATCATCTAATCCATGTCAGACTTACAGCGCTGTTGTTGCCAATGCAGGTTGCCTTCCAGCCTCCATAGTTGCCACTGGGGTCACTCTGGTACAGCTGGAAACCGTAGTGTTTGTCCCAGCCCATGTACAGCAGAGAAACTCCAAATGGCCTCTTTcctttaaagacaaacaacacagcTGTTACAGAATGCCAAAAACCATTGGTGTTTTAACACAATGAGGATACTCTGTCAGTACTCTGTATACTTCTGGTTGCTTGTGTACCAATATGAGACTTTACACATGGTCACTGTAAATGTTCAGAGTGTAAAGATCATAAACTAGAATCCTGTGTTTCTTACCTCCAAACTGTGTGTAAGCTTGCTTGATGTCACACAGGGCTGTAACCAACTGCTCGCAGGGTATTGGCTCCTGGTACTGCAGTAAATATCTGGAGAGAAATTTAAACTGATCAACAGCTGTTGATGAATGTGATAAATGGCTAGAAAAAGGATTAAAAACCCCAACATTCATATCCATATCCATATCATCATTTAACAGGCTCATACTCAGTCATAATGTATGAGATgcaatttcatttttactttcttAATGTAACAAatcttgtgtttgtatttatggGATTGCATAGTGTATGTTTATTCATCTgataaaagtggaaaaaaatacacttgGTTGTTAGGGAGCAAATACATTCCTTAGTGAATTTATTTTGATCTAATACTTAGGAACAGAAGTGGAATATCCAACAGGTAATATTGTAATCGTTGGCAGACTTTCCTCTGAAACTTACCTCTGTGCAATTAGCCGCAGTTCATTTGTCAGTACATTGGCGTCTGATGTAATCCCAGCAACACTGCACGCCATGTCTCTACAAGAAACAAGCACGACCACTGTTTACTGTCAGAATAACtgatgtgtttatatttgtaaataCAAAGTAGAGCATGTAGAAGTGAGTAGAGGGTGTGAAAGAGTCCCTCTTTATTTCAGCTCACTCACTCGTTGAGCTTGTAAATCTTCTCCGAGAAGAAAACCTCGTCAAGCAGCTTGTGGATGTTGCGTCTCTCTGCTGCTAACAGCACTCCATCATTTGCTAGAATCCCCAGACATGTTCCTGCATGACCAATAGCTTCCATGGCATACTCCACCTGATACAGGCGTCCTGTAAATTACAGTCAAAGTTTATATTGACCACTTTTGGCTAAAACCTTGGGGCATCTACGTATATTTGACACACACTAGTTAATCGACAAAATGAGCAACTCCAttcactgatgaagactgtAAGATATGGATGAAAGCTTGATTGTAGACCTCTTCTGTGGCACTTCCAGCCCACACTAGCTAATGTATGCTAGCACAAAGAGTCTGAACTTAATTTCCTCAATTTAACACATCCTAAATCCAGAAAACATTCCTGTGAGTTCTCCTTGGCTTCTTATCATTGCAAAAAAATACCCAATTTATGGAGAAATATAATGCACGTGTCATATAAGGCTTTCAATGCAATGTAATACTAGGAGCATAAGAAACAAACATACATCTTGTATTTGATAATTTCACTCTATATTTGATTATCAACAAATATCAAAACAATCACTTACCTTCAGGAGAAAATATTGTTGTCCGGGAATCATATCTGcgagactaaaaaaaaaagaaaaaaagaaacaagttcTAGCTGACAAAAATAAGACTTatgaaaaacagacttttacATACTTTTCAAAGTAAAGAGATATTTTTGGAGCTACTTACCATTTTTCCGCGTCACTGGAACAATCCTGCAACCAGCAAAGAGACCTTCCATTAataactattttttaaaaatacgtTATATGTCACACTCCATAACATTTCAGAGCCAAATACTGAGATTTTTACTATACAATTTACAGGCAagaaattgtttttattatttcaaacaaGCAGTTCCCAACATTTTTAGCTTCCCCTCTACAAAACAAGAAACCAAACAGTGAGCTAGCTTAAGTTGTGATTTCACAAACAAGGAAATAAATATCTCCTTTCCtaatgtaatataaaaataaaccacGAACCAATGCTCGGAGAATAGTTTTGGTCAGTTAGCTGCACTACTCAGTGCCTCAGTGTATGACGGCTAGCTAAGTGCTGCTAAAGAGAATGAATCTGCAATATCTGAGCATGCTAATTCGCTAGCATGCTCAAAACTATCTAGCTCCGCAGTACAGAAAGTCTTCTAGCTGGACCACCATAAACTGGAATTACAATCTAAAAttatgctaaaataaaacaatgctgTAGTTAGTAGCATAAATACTGAGTCATTACCTTAGTTGAAAGGGTCTAAGTTATCCTACTTTGGCCCAGGCACAGTGCTCCAGTACTTTCAGTTTGATGTTCCGTCACACACACCGGATGCTTCGGCAGTGAAGTAGCTGCTCAGCAGCGCCACCTCTCAGTGGGAGGACCAATCGCATTCTGTATTATTGTGTCCATGGACCAGTGCAACGACAGGTGGAAAGTAACAACTTAATACGTTTACTCAAATACTATACTTACGTAAAAATTGAGGTATTTCTACTGaacatgtgttttctcttttcattccaCTTTATATATCCTCACTAcattacagagagaaatattgtactttttaacGCATCATATTTATCTGACAGTTTTAGTTACTATACAGCTTCACATTTTTACATGCAGAacatagagagaaaaagatacGATGCTTTGTTATGGATCAGAATACCATATCTAACAGTatatacaaaaaataattggcaactattttgatactGTGAAAACATTCATACATCACTAATAATAAAGTAATGA
Coding sequences within:
- the LOC108887834 gene encoding proteasome subunit alpha type-4, which gives rise to MSRRYDSRTTIFSPEGRLYQVEYAMEAIGHAGTCLGILANDGVLLAAERRNIHKLLDEVFFSEKIYKLNEDMACSVAGITSDANVLTNELRLIAQRYLLQYQEPIPCEQLVTALCDIKQAYTQFGGKRPFGVSLLYMGWDKHYGFQLYQSDPSGNYGGWKATCIGNNSAAAVSMLKQDYKEGEMALSSALALAIKVLNKTMDVSKLSAEKVEIATLTREDGKTKIKVLKQKEVEELIKRHEAEEAKAEKDKKEKEQKEKDK